The proteins below come from a single Tachysurus fulvidraco isolate hzauxx_2018 chromosome 13, HZAU_PFXX_2.0, whole genome shotgun sequence genomic window:
- the paqr5a gene encoding membrane progestin receptor gamma-A, with the protein MLSLIKLPRVLTINQVPKVFHEDGIISGYRYPYSSAKDCVLSIFQLTNETLNIWTHFLPTWFFLWKLLMVLMEEDWQDSYCWPLLVFQLSCCLYPLASSCAHTFSTMSESARHVCFFFDYGALSFYSLGSAITYSSYIFPEKWVNSVFHKYYITAAMLNSVLSTGLACYSRLGLPFIEYHINTRPVEKRRVKLGKILRILSFAYPYLFDNIPLFYRIFVCVGEDCTVNEATMVHYQHTALALLTGFLFASHLPERLAPGSFDYIGHSHQLFHVFAIIGTYFQLSAVELDMTLRKQWLLTHSQPITFSNTVGAALLCAACSLCIIYVFSKALFCTQIWMDNDLKRSHFAAVSDSQHANTCFILRQEKLR; encoded by the exons ATGTTGAGCCTTATCAAACTACCTCGAGTCTTAACCATCAACCAAGTTCCAAAA GTGTTCCATGAGGATGGGATCATATCTGGGTATCGGTATCCATATAGCTCAGCAAAAGACTGTGTTCTTAGCATCTTCCAGCTAACTAACGAAACCCTAAACATTTGGACCCACTTTCTTCCTACATG GTTCTTCTTGTGGAAGCTCCTTATGGTGCTAATGGAGGAAGACTGGCAGGACTCCTACTGTTGGCCTCTACTGGTTTTCCAGCTGTCCTGCTGCTTGTACCCCCTGGCTTCCAGCTGTGCACACACCTTCAGTACCATGTCTGAAAGTGCCAGACACGTCTGCTTTTTCTTTGACTACGGAGCATTAAGCTTCTACAGTTTAG GTTCTGCCATTACATACTCTTCCTATATATTTCCTGAGAAATGGGTGAACAGCGTTTTCCATAAATACTACATTACCGCTGCCATGCTCAACTCTGTCCTCTCAACTGGACTGGCCTGTTACTCAAG gCTTGGATTGCCTTTTATTGAGTACCATATAAATACAAG GCCTGTTGAGAAAAGACGAGTGAAACTAGGGAAAATTCTGCGGATTTTGTCCTTTGCATATCCATATCTCTTTGATAATATCCCTTTATTCTATAGG ATTTTTGTATGTGTTGGAGAGGATTGCACGGTTAATGAAGCCACAATGGTTCACTACCAGCACACTGCACTGGCACTACTTACAGGATTCCTCTTTGCCTCACACCTACCTGAACGCCTGGCACCTGGGAGTTTTGATTATATAG GACACAGTCACCAGCTATTTCATGTCTTCGCCATCATTGGCACATACTTCCAGCTCAGTGCAGTTGAGTTAGACATGACCTTAAGGAAGCAATGGCTTCTGACTCATTCACAACCCATAACCTTCAGCAACACAGTGGGTGCAGCATTGCTTTGTGCAGCCTGCAGTCTTTGTATAATCTATGTCTTCAGTAAGGCACTTTTCTGCACACAGATTTGGATGGACAATGATTTGAAAAGGTCACATTTTGCTGCAGTTTCTGACTCACAGCATGCAaacacatgttttattttaagacaGGAAAAATTAAggtga